The Oceanispirochaeta sp. M1 DNA window CTCTTCATCTTTACCGGTCTTGCATGGCTATTTATGCTGGGAATCATCCTGGCCCTGATCCCCCGTGTAAAATGGATTGATAAATATAAGGGCGAACTACTGCTGATGGGATTTGCCGGAAATATCGGATATATCTGCTGGAAGATTCAGGAGATCCTCATCGGCTCTGCGGGACTTCAGAGAGGGATTTTTTATACTTCATTCTTCTGGCCGGTACTGGTTGTCTATTCTCTTTTAACAGTAATAATCCTTAAGCTGACCAAGAATAATAAAGTTGATACAAAGAGTATTCTGTACAATATAATACCTCTGCTTATCTTGCTTGCCCTGGGGCTGATGGTTGGTCTACTGGATATAAACCTGCCTGTCTGGCTGACATCTTTTACTGGAAGTTTCGGTCTTATTGCTGTTCCAACAATACTCTTCTGCATGGGCCTCTCCATCTCTATCAAGGGATCAATAAAGTCAGCCAGAATTCTGCTTCCCTACCTTCTGATCCGATTGGCTGTCTGGATAGGAGCTACATATCTCACACTTCAGCTCTCGTTTTTTGATGATATATCCAGAGAAGTACTTCTCATAAATATGTTTGCCCCCATCGGCATAAACCCAATAGTTATCGGTGATATGTTCGGCCTGGACACAGACTTTATTGCCAACTCCATTACCGTTTCGACAGTTCTCTATCTACTATGCCTGCCTGTGCTGTTTTTACTTTGGGGATAATGTAAAATTAGAAATTATATTGAGCTTCTCTATCAGTGAATTTAAAGGCTTATTCCCAATATCTGCCTTAAGAAGCAGATCCAGCCGCTTTGTTTTCAATTTTACTCCACTGTTCCCATTCATTTGAGTAAAAGCTTTTATCTCAGTTATTGAATCATAGGGAATATAGTAAAAGAAACGAGCGTATGAATCTGTAGATTTTCGTTTTAGAAAAAAGTATCGATGAACAATAACCAGTTCCCTGGAATCAGTCAGAATGACAAAACTGGAGAGTGCCTGCTCTGTAAAGCCCAGGCGATTAAAGAATTCCCATTTAAACTCTCTTGGTATTCTTGAAAAGAGATTTGGCTGATAAACGATTAATTGGAGGGAGTTATCTGCCTGGAGTATCCTGTTGGTGATATTTACAAATCTGAATTCCATGTTATCCAAATCATAAGGAAGGGATTCTTGATCTGACACAATTTTTTGATGAGGCAGAATTCCACGGATCAAAGTAATCGCTGAATCGATAATGCTTTCAGAAACAGTATTGTAAGATATTATAATAGAACGTTTTAGTGTATGGATTGTCAAAGTACCACTTAGTAGACAGTCATACTTACAGATAGAACTGATGCAATCAGATTCAATTCGATCCAGTTCTACATATGTCTCCCGACCCCTGGTCTTTCTCTCCAGTATAAGAATTTCTGTTTTAAATATTCCGATCACCAAATCATAAAGATTCATATCAGGGTTTGCATCACGTCGATCAATATTCCGGGGAATTTTAAAACACATATCAGCACCGGATAATTCATTTTCATAATCAGCAAATAATGGAGGCAGTTTATGAGGGCCTTTTATATGATAAATCCAGGGACCGAATGCATCATATTCAAAGGATCGTTTGCTGCTCATATTGTATTCCCTTCTCTATCAAAATAACCATTTAAAGTATTGAAACCATCAATGACTCTTTTACGTTCATCCGGCATCATCCCCCCTAGAAGGCTATCCAGCCTGGAAATATCAAATTCATTTTTCTTAATAATAAATTGCTGCCCTTTTGGAGTTAGTTCCAGAAGGAATTTCCTTGAGTCTTTTGTGTTAGTTTTTTTTATAAGAAAACCAGCATCCACCAGGGAACGAACTATAGTAGTGAGAGAAGTTTTTGGCATCATGAAAAGCTTGCTGATCTCTGAAGGAGAGATCTGTTCCGTCTTAGATACGGCCATCAACACCTTAATCTGATTTTCGTTCAGTTCAATCCCATCATTCGTATATCGATGAAAGATTGGATTAAGAAAACGGAAATAATTAACAAGAAAATCATCCAGTGAGTGATAAAGTTCACTCACTGGAATTGAATCATCTTTTGACATATTACCCTCTACAGCTAGTACGATATCGTACTAGCCTATAGTGAGGATATCCAATCGTCAAGAATAATATATCTATTTTAGCTCTACGATTTTCTTCAAGTCTTCTTCGGTGATGGGGCGAAAGTCTTTGCCGGGGAACTCCCCAGAATCGTTTAATGAATAGTAATGAATATAACCCTGTTCAATCATATTGATTGCATAAGTAGAATATCCATTATTTAAGATTAAATCATGACCATCCCATTCCCCTACCCAATAACGAGAAAGAGAAGCTCTTCCACTGATAGTAGGTCTCAGAAATGAAACAAAATATTCACTTCCAACTTTATTTATTATTATGTATTCAGGATTTTGATTACCAGAAGATTCGACCTCTATATAACATGAATGATAATCTTGACTAAAAACCGAACAACTTAAAAATGTAATAAAAATAGATACTAAAATTTGCTTCATATTCTATCCTTTAATTCTTATTGCCAAGGTGACCAATTATTCCACATATAATTTAAAGTCCAAGATTTCTCCCCAGATTCATCAATATCAAGCCATTCATACTTTCCTCCATAGTTACTTCCCGAGCTCCAGTCACTCCAATCACCCACTGGATCTGAAAACCCCCATGATTGAGTTTCGGGGTTATAGCTGGACAGCTCGATATGGGCATGAGCATCGGTTCCGCCACCATCTGTTGGAAACATCAGCTCAGGAAAATCCATCAGCTTCTGACCAGGATATGTAAGCTCCTGTAAAAGAAGATTATCAATATCATCAGGATTCATATGCTCTACCAGATAGTTATTTTCCATTCCTATGATATTCATCCCGAAGGCATAGTTCTTCACATCTTTCCCGGGGATAATAAATCCTGGAGAATAGATTCCCAGCCCACCAATAGTATCTATTCCAGGGTGTGTATAAGTCAGATATTGGGTTTCTCCATCTTTCTGAGTCTTCATCCTATCTTCCTCATCACCAAATCTCTCTGTGATAACTCCCTCAGGCGTAACAGCGACTCCCCTCAAAACAAACTCATTGTTGTACATGGACATTGATTGAAAAACACTATCCATCGCCCTTTGATAATCAGAACCTGAAAGGATTCCTTTGGTGTTCAGGTTTCTCAATATTTCATAATCATTGATGATTTCATCACGCATATTTACCTGTCGGTTCACATCCTCAGAAGATCTATAATACGTTAATTTTGAAAGCTGCTGCGGAGTCAGAAAGCTCAAGTATTCAGCGGTATCCGAGTCTATGTAGTACTGCAGAGATTCCATCTCATCCAGCTGGTTTCCCGCATCATCCGTAGCAACACGGATCAGATTTCCAATTTCATCATATAGGCCGGCTTTTCCATCACTGAGGATTCTGCCGTCATCCAGTCTCTTCCAGAAATCTCCGGTCGAGTCATAACTGTTCAGAATATAGCCAGTCATTTCATCCTTAGTGATGGCTCCCTGGGCAAACAGTCTGTAAGCAAAAGCTTCACGGTTATTGTCGATGCTGAGACTGTCCGATCCATAGCGTTGCTGCAGGGCTGAACTGACTGCCATATGGGCCGAAGCAGCTTCTACTGTTTCAAGGATTTGTGCGGCTTCACCATTGTTCAATCCATCACGGAATGCCTCATGACTCAACAATACTGCCAGATCCAAACGGCTTTGACCGCTCCCATTTAAGTCTATGACCCTTTTGCCTGATTCGTCAACAGATGTATACCCTTGATAGCCCAAACCCTCTGATAAAGTAAGGGTGACGCTGCCGTCCAGGATATCCTGATACAGTGATTCAGTATCTTCGATCCCGGAACTGAACAGAGTCCTCATACCGGCTCTCAAATCCCTGTCATCAACAGCAGCGTTTATATTCTGATTTTCAGAGTACAGGGCCAGACCTTGGGCAGCGGAGCTGAGACTGCCGAGACTTACGTCAGTACCCTGAGTTCCAAAATTAAATAGAGAGCCACCGCCTCCAAGATTCATTTCAAGGAATCCTGTACCTGATTTCCCCAGATTCATCAGATTAAGTGTTGTCTGCCCTGTCATCGCATACTCCAGGCCCGAAGCACTGAGTCCACCCATCAGGGATGTGAAGCGGTCTGCATTCTCACCCATTTCACCGATAAAGCCAAAGGTTCCCAGATTCAGAGTTCCGCTGACGGCAGTACCTGTCATTCCACTGAGATATCCTATGCCTGCGTTATCCCAACTGGTCATACTGTTGAATGTATCCCAGTTCCAGCCGTTGGAATTTGAATCTAGTGCGTACAAAGCAGCTGTTCCATAATTTGATGCGACAGAACTGATTCCCCGGATACCTATATCACCGGCCACTTCGAACATGCCGCTGTTCTGTAGAAAACCGAGATTATCCATTACACCGCCTAATGCTCCGGCTCCATAACTGATAAGAGAACTCGCCGCACTTTTAAGGAAACCAACTGAGGCCTGTCCCATATCTGCAACTCCATTTCCGACATCCAACAAGGCAAACAGTGCATTATCTACCAGATTCAGCAATAGAGAACCTATACCGGGCATGAATATATTACCAACAACATTCATTGCTATATCTGCCAGAGTACGAATTGAGGGAGATCCCAGCAGGCCATCTGATTCACCATCATTGTCAGCATCATCATCCCAGATATTCTGAGTATACAGGGGAGTGTTCACAGTCGCGAGCCCTCTATAAAGCCTCGCCTGATGAATGAAGTATTTTTTGTAGATCCTGCCGAATTCCCCATAGCCGTATGTTTCAACCTCTTCCGGACTATCCTCCTTCATTACTGGGGCATACCCCAGATAGAAATTAAACATGCCTTTTTTTTCTGAGTTGTCTTCATCATCGAATTGAGCTGAGGCACTGTAATCTGCTTCCGACTGTTCCAATAAAGAGATAAAACTCTGATCAAGACCATCTCTGATATTCCCATCTTCTTCATTTCCGAAAACAAGATTGATATAATGCCCCAGGCGCTCCTGAGCCAGATCAACTGATGCCTGAATCATCTCGCTGCTGAGCATTATCAGATAGTCTGAACTGAGGTCTATCTGATGATCAAAATCAGGAGCCTTAAAAAACCGGTAGCCCTCCAGAGTCTGTGTCTCACTTTCATTCCCTCCTGTCAGAGAGCTGTCTATGAGTACTATTCTGGAAAAAACATTACCCTGTCTCACGTATCCGGCATCAGCCATTTGTGCATCCACACTCTCATCAACAGAACGGTTGGCATCCTCAAGATTATCAGCTATTGATGATTTCACCTGTTCCACCAACTCCTTCATCTGGGAGGCCCTGGAAAAAGCCATGGCTTTATAAACTTTCTCTGTAAGCTCCTTATGAGACTCTTCAATTTCAAAGAATGCTGACTGCCGATCCGGGAGAAGAGCTAGAGAAGTCGGAGCAGAAAGAACTCCGCTGGTCCTCAGGCTCAGATTCCCCACTGAACTCAGGAGCTTATCCATAGTCCTGCCCTGTAGAGCAGCCGCAACAATATCACCAGCGGAACCTGTATCTGTAAAAAGATCCGAGATAAGATGGAAGTTCAGATCTGTCATCAGTCTATCAGCTTCAAGATCCCATTCCCGGGCAAAAGTCTGTGCGCCATATTCAAGTACATTCCGGGAACTCTGCTGTACCCAGCTGTTCTTGCTTTCAATAAGAGAGATATATTTATTTTCCCAGAGAGTACTCTTTCTCTCAAACTCTCTACTTATCTGATTGTGCCAGCTGTTACGGTCAGTGATCAGTTTTTCCAGAGAGAGTGCCCACTGATTAAGACCTTCCCGCCCCAATCCTCCACAGAGATTTTCCCAATATTCTTTCTGCCTGTGCAGTTCTTCAAGGCCATCACGGAATGTACCGTATTGTTCCTCTTTAACAACAGTCAGCCGATCATGGAAATTTCTGATTAATTGTTTACCATAACTCGAAAGGGTATAAAGACTCTCCCGGGAATAAGGATTGTCTGCACTCAGGTATGCTTCGATGCTGTCATTGCCGTATTGCTCCATTGAATAGCTGTTGTAGAAATCCGAAGCCGCAGCATTGTACTTGTCTTCATTCCAGACTGATGAATTATAAATTTCAGAAAGAGCGAATTTCTGCTCATATTGTTCTGACTTCAGCTCTTCATCCCTCTGCAGACGATTCATGTCATTCTGTACTGTCATCACAGAGAGTTCCTGGATAAATCCATCAAAAAGATGGATAACAGAACTCCTGTCAAATGATGATAGAGATGAAAAAGCTTCCGTAGCTAAGCTCTTCTGGTCTTCAGAAAGGGTAATCCCGCATATAGTCCTGAGGAGACTTTGAACCTGCTCAATAGAATCAATCGTCCCGGGAGATAAAGTGTTGATTCTTGTTTCTGTACCACTTAAAGCCTTCAACAGGAAAACTGAATTTTTGGCATTAGAAGCTGATGCAGTTCTTCCGCTTATTCCTGTGTATACTCTCGAAACGTCCTTAAGTGTATTACGTTTATCCCAGATGTCTTGGCCGGGTTTATAATAACCGCCCCTGCCATTTCTGAATTTATATTGTTCAGTATCTGCCTTGGCATCAATATATTCCCAGGCCAGCATAGATAGATCTTTTTCCATTGCATGCTTCAGGCTGTCTGTGCTGAAGGCATCCGAAAACATCAGCATTTTATAAAAGGCGTATTGTTTATATAGAGTACTATTCTCCTTAATACTCTTCAGATGGACGGCAGTCTGCTCCTGAAGCCACTCTTCACCTTCAATAAAGACTCTTATATATTCACCTTCATGGATAAGACCTGTGATTACAGTTTCATATTCTCCGTTATTAAAACGATCCAGATCGCCTTCATAAGCGATATGAACCGGGTGGAATAAACTTCCTTCACTGTCCAGAAGATCCGTATGCCTGGCATCATTAAACAGATCGATTGTGTATTCAGAATTAATGGTTTCCCAATCCATACCTTCCATCTGACGAAGTTCATGATAATAGGCATAGGAAAATTCCTTAAGGACTTCTTCGGAGTTGGTGTATTCGGCTATCTGCCCCAGCCAGAGAAGCAGGTCTTTTGTAAAAACCTCTGAACTGTCTGTTCGGGAGAAATAACTATCCATATGCTGGTTGTAATTACTGTTATCCCAGGATTCAAACGAACTCATTCCCTGCTTCATCATTGAAGATTCATAACTGAAGGCAAGACCATCTCTGAAAGAAAAATCAATAAAGTCTGTACTGTTATCAATCAGATTACGAAGCGTTTTCATCTGCTGCCGGCTCAATTCTCCCAGCTCCTTCCTGATCTCCTGAGCTGCATATGAAATATTATTTGTAACAGAGAGCAGATCCTGTCCATATCGCAGCAATTGGGACCATTCTGAATCCACTGTGTTCTGATTTTCAGAGTCCAGTTGCTCGAGAATATCCAGAGCCCCTCTGCACTTCTCATATTCCGCCTGCCGGGCATCACGAATGGTAAAAACATTGTACTCATCAAAGCTGTATGCTCCTCCGGCATAATCTGAGATTTCTTTTGCCTGCTGATATGACCTGGAAGCCTTCATATACTCATTGTATGAATCCTGCACTGCCTGCTGTCCCTGGAGAAAGGAGTACTGTGCCGAATCAAAAGAACTCAGACTGGTTTTCAAATTCTGTAGGACTTTATCATACTCATTTTTCTGATCAAAGTAGATCTGCCTGTCACGGTCAACAACCTGAATTTTATATAAATCTCCATTCTCCCTTTTAAGGGTCAGATCACTTTCCATCTTATTGATACTGATTCTATGAGAATTCATAACAATCTCATTCTCATAGAAACTATTAAGATATGAACGGGCTGATCTTATAGGTATACTGACAGATTCCTCACATACTGCCTTAAAGGATTCAATAAAAATTTCATTAATAAAACCAGGCTCTTTTAGAGATGTGCTCTGCTCTGAAAACTGCAGAGACCTGAGGCGGTCCAGAAACACTGTTCTAAAATCCAGTTCATCACCAGCGGCAC harbors:
- a CDS encoding AEC family transporter, translated to MITLIPALSGIFLPIILGLISRNGNFIDPKHRPQILQFAVRICIPFMVFESMRQIDTKTAGQFIPMTLGLFIFTGLAWLFMLGIILALIPRVKWIDKYKGELLLMGFAGNIGYICWKIQEILIGSAGLQRGIFYTSFFWPVLVVYSLLTVIILKLTKNNKVDTKSILYNIIPLLILLALGLMVGLLDINLPVWLTSFTGSFGLIAVPTILFCMGLSISIKGSIKSARILLPYLLIRLAVWIGATYLTLQLSFFDDISREVLLINMFAPIGINPIVIGDMFGLDTDFIANSITVSTVLYLLCLPVLFLLWG
- a CDS encoding MarR family winged helix-turn-helix transcriptional regulator codes for the protein MSKDDSIPVSELYHSLDDFLVNYFRFLNPIFHRYTNDGIELNENQIKVLMAVSKTEQISPSEISKLFMMPKTSLTTIVRSLVDAGFLIKKTNTKDSRKFLLELTPKGQQFIIKKNEFDISRLDSLLGGMMPDERKRVIDGFNTLNGYFDREGNTI